From Spirosoma aerolatum, one genomic window encodes:
- a CDS encoding SGNH/GDSL hydrolase family protein: MNVLVIGDEHTYGYGLPGGKLNYIGHFIRQISRAGQTVSVEAYAHLTIPQIVATLSQLPLNRYDLIVVQLDASLLQPTGRQLGCSDTLATPILPYSSVRSKQAEGSALKNCLTSVRDGLLSFVRPKRSLIFSSLLKKLKPFRHNVLLLTPFPHLNRVDQWLQQRSRAIVLDEADDQLFSVFDTDSVIRPKEEYFVNGDDDHLNAISHEILGRSLFDFYLSAPTIVTVQSIKREE; this comes from the coding sequence ATGAACGTGCTGGTTATTGGCGATGAACATACGTATGGGTATGGCTTGCCAGGAGGAAAGTTAAATTATATCGGTCATTTTATCCGGCAAATCAGCCGGGCTGGTCAAACGGTATCTGTTGAAGCTTATGCCCATCTGACCATTCCGCAGATTGTAGCTACGTTATCGCAATTGCCTCTCAACCGCTACGATCTGATTGTTGTACAATTAGATGCATCGTTACTTCAGCCGACTGGTAGGCAGTTGGGCTGCTCTGACACACTAGCTACACCCATATTGCCTTATTCTTCTGTGCGATCCAAACAGGCGGAAGGTTCAGCTTTGAAGAATTGTTTGACCTCAGTTCGCGATGGCCTGTTATCGTTTGTGCGGCCTAAGCGATCACTTATATTCTCCTCCTTGTTGAAGAAGTTAAAGCCTTTTCGGCATAATGTTCTGCTGCTGACTCCATTTCCGCATCTGAACCGAGTTGATCAGTGGTTACAACAACGGAGCCGGGCTATTGTACTTGATGAAGCTGATGACCAATTGTTCAGCGTTTTTGATACTGATTCAGTGATTCGTCCTAAAGAAGAATATTTTGTTAATGGTGATGACGACCATCTGAATGCCATTAGCCATGAGATACTGGGCCGTTCGCTATTCGATTTTTACTTATCTGCTCCAACGATTGTCACCGTTCAGTCAATCAAGCGGGAAGAATAA